DNA from Cynocephalus volans isolate mCynVol1 chromosome 2, mCynVol1.pri, whole genome shotgun sequence:
TCAAACAACCATGTACCCATGCAAAAGGCCTGCACTGTGACACAGTCTAGGggttgttatttaaaaaacaaaaacaataaacaataaacaaccAAAACACGTTATTTCAAAAAGCACAATGAACAAATGCAGAATAAAAGCTTATGAAAAATGACTGGGTAAATTTTGGTGAGAAGCAAACTACTACCCTTTGTGAAAAGCTAAGAAAACACCAGCAACAGTTTGGTGATTGCTGGaccccaggggctgggggcacagAGACCCTCCTGCAGGAGCCACAGTCTCGGTGAGCGCTGTGGAGGAGCAGGCTTCTGCCACATATGCTCGTGGGTCTGTGTTTTTGCAGGTCCCAGGCTCAGCCCCGCCCTCCGGCCAGCGTTAGCACAACAGATGGAGAGAGAAAGCCCTGAGGGCCCCATTCTTTTCGAGGGCCGTTTCTCTCTGTCCCCAGaggctccttcctcctctctttttcATGGCTGGGGTGTGGGAGGGACTATCAGGACCTGACCTGGTGTGACCAGGTCCCTCCTTGCAATCAGTCATCAGCTGCAAAGCCTGATGCTTGTCAGGATGAAAATGGCCATTAGCCGTGGCAAAGCATCTTGCAGTTTACGCCAGCACGCCGCAGCCTCTTGATTCCGTCGGCTGTGCAGGGGCGGGCGGGGAGGGCAGGCCTGGCTCTGGGCACCGCTGCTCTGCCTGTCGACGCTGCTGTCTCTGCAATCTCCCCGGAGCTAGCAATTGCGCAGGAGTTTATACACAAGGCCGCGCATCACAGAACACACCTGCCAGAGCCACGTTGTTATGCTTATTTTACAGTTCAGAAGGCAGCCTCTGCCCAAAGCCACCCAGCTGGCAGGTGGCAGAGTTGAGATTGAATTGAGACTCAAGTCCATGGGGCTCAGCTGTGCCGGTTCACAGATGGGCAGTTCCGGGACTGATCATTCTGGAATGTCTGTCCTTACCGTATGGCTCTGGAGGCAGCAGTGTGATTTAGAGGTGGAAGGCTCGTGACCCCCTTATTCCTTCACCCTGATGTCCCCTGTAGCTCactatcttttcctcttttctcttacttttcaCTGCACACCAGGGAGCTGGGGGCCAAAGGCCAAGCCGAGCGTGATCCACTCGAGGCCCAGGTCGGGCGGCAGGCCGCGGGGGTTCTCCTTGCTGTCGGAGAGGTCTGGTCTTGGTGATCGAGCCTGGGTGGGCACTGCCCCCAACAAGCAGGCTCAGGATGCGCCTGCCCAGCTTGGCCCCTTGGTGGCCGGAGATGACCTGGAGAAGAAGGTCTGCGTGAATGAGGATGGCAGCCTGTCTGTGGAGATGAAAGTCCGCTTCCACCTCCTTGGCGAAGACACACACCTGTGCTCACGGAGGGTGGGGCAAGCCAGCGGGGAGGGCCCTGTCCTGGGGGAGGTGGACCCCCTCTGCTGTGTGTGGGAGGGCCACCCTTGGGGCTTCTGGGAGCCTGGGCTGCAGAGACCGAGGCCCTGCATGGCGGGATTTGAGGGAGCCTTCGGCCACGGCCGGCAGCCAGGGCCCAGGTATGAGATCTGGACGAACCCCCTGAACACCTCCCAGGGAGAGGGACCCTCTTCTCAGACCAGGTCCAGGCTGACCTCCTGCTGCAGGGCTTCCTGTGGCCACGCGGCCGCTAGCAGGAAAAGAGGCTGCAAGGACAGTGTCAGCCCGGCCTCCAGTGCCAGCTGCCCCGAAGGCTCCGAGCCAGactcctcctgccccaggacccCGGAGGGCAGCGTGGGCAGCAGCAGCCAAGCCCCCATGGCTGCTTCCCAGACAGAGGCAGTGAGGGAAGCTGGCCAGGGACCTGGCCCTTGCCCAGAGGGAGCGGGGCCAGGCAGCCAGGAACAACACAGTGCAGAAGGGGCTCCTTCTGACACATTGGCCAGTACAGGGTGTCCCGAGGAGTCCAGCGCACGGGGCAGATGGCACGGGGGCTGCCTGGGCCAGGCGAGGGCTGCGACTTCCCAGCAGAAGGCTGCTCGGGGTGGTGGTCCTGGTTCTCCCACCCAGACTCCCTCATCTTTGAGGGACAAGAACCTACAGGCAGAGACATGTGGAGAGGGTACCTGGTGCCTCCAGGCCAGGGATGGGTCCCTGCCGAGGTTGCCCCTGGGCCATTCTGGCTCTTGGGACACCAAAGGAggctctccctttctttctgccTGTGCCGCAGCCCAGCAGGGGAGGAAGCCGCAGAAGAGCCGAGCTAGTGCTATGGGCTCAGCCGGCGTTTCTGGCCTCGGCCAAGTGGTCCAGCAAGGCCATCCCAGGCAGCATGGACACCGCAGGGACACCGGCTGCCCGCTGGACTCACCTGCAGCCTGGCAAGTGCCAAGGCCTCCTGACAGAGGAAGGGCCCACCCCGCTGGCCTGGCACCACGACTTTCTGAAAGCTTCTCACATGTGAAGCGGAGCTCCAGGGTCCCCCGGCCTCCCACCTCGGGTTCCCTTCATTCCCAGGACCTGCCTGGGGTCAGCAGCGCTTCTGTCACACCTGAGAGTAACTCCAGCTGTGCATCTAACTTCTACCACTGTGACACAGCCTCTGTTGGGATGGCAGGGGACCCCGAGATCAGGGCGGGCTCAGCAGCCCCCATGTTCACCCGCATGTCTGACTCCTGCCTGGTGGAAAAGCCTTCCCCACCTGGGCCAGGGGAGCCAGGAGACCCCCGAGGCCACTGCTACTCACAggtgggggcgtccccggtccacgGGGCCACAGGTGCTGAAACACAGTCCTCGGGGGGACCCCTCTCTGACTCCCGCTGGGTGTGCCAAGGGTATAGCTCCTCTCCCTCCATGGGGTGGCCCTGTACCAGGAAGCTCCCTTCCAGCAGCAATGGTGACTGCAGTGCTGACTGGGGACCCGGTAGGGGTGAGCGGGGGGAGGAAACACTCAAGGTGGGGTGTGTGCTGCCCGCAGGCCCTGAATCAGGGGCAGCAAGAAGTAGCCCCAGCTCTGGTGCTGGGCCCAGGAGGGTGTCACAGGGTATGACCATCGGTGTGGAGGGAGGCCTGGGGGCGCAGGTGGGGGATGGTGGCGTGACGCCTGGCACTCTGCCCCAGGCCTCACCAGATGCCGTGGTCCGTGAGTGGCTGAACAACCTCCCAGAAGAAACTGAACTCATGAAACTCGAGATGGTGGATGAGACCACAGATGTGGCTGGAGACAGCCCAGGGGACCCCCAGGAGAACCCTGGTGATGACCACTGTCCCAAAGACCCAGGGGAGTTAGCCCAGGCCGGACAACAGCTCCTGGAAGGGGATGCCAGTGAGAACCTAGAGCCAGCTGGAGCCATCCCAGTGACCGGAGATGCTGGTCCCAAATCAGCAGAGGGTCTCCCCCAAAGTGCAGCTCTGGCGGGAGTTTCCAAAGCCCATGCGGAGGCTGGGGCGGGCACAGGGACCTCTGTGGGCTGCACTGGGAGTTGGGGCGTGCTGCCCAGCAGGCTCTCTGCCTCCACACAGATGTTGAAGGTGCTGATGGGCTCTGAGCAGGGCCGGCCCAGTAGCCTACCCGAACTGTCCCACACGGCAGCCACCAGGCTCAGACGCTCGGCCGGGGCCCTCATCACCTGCCTCGCCAGGCTGCACTTCTTTGATGACAATCTTGGGTCTCCTGCCGGCAAAGGGGGCTTCACAGACTCCCCTTGGTACCAGGAGCTGCTGAGCCTCTCCCACGCCCTGTGGCCAGGGTGTGGCCCTGGGCTGGACCAGTTGGACTCAGGCCTCCAGGAGGACTCGGGCCTGCAGGAGCTTGCCTTGTGCCAGGCTCTGCCGGGCCTCGGGTCCCACGCCATGACTGAGGACTTCACACCAACATCTTCTTCGGGTGTGGATGTCAGCAGTGGCTCAGGAGGCTCGGGGGAGGGCAGTGGGCCTTGTGCTGTGGACTGCACTCTGGCCTCTGAGAAGGTGGAGCTGCCCCTGGAAATGCCCCACCAGGGGTCTGACTCCAGAACCTCAGAGAACCCAGAGGGCCTGGTAAACCAGCAGCCGAACTGCTGCACAGCCTCCTACAACTCCCGGGCGTGGGCTCCTGCAGCCAACTCAGACGGATCCGGGAGAGTTCTGGGAGAGCAGATGCTGAGCAGTGACCCAAACCAATTAGCTGCAAGCATGGTGCAAGAAGAGGGGGTCGAAGAGGAAGGGTCTCCAGGAGAGAGAGGAGCCAGTGGCCAGGAGTTGGAGGCCGGCTCTTCAGACGGGGAGGACAGGGGAGGCCAAGGGGGAGACGAGAGCCTGCAGGAAGAGGAAGCAGGAGGAGATCCTGCCTCTGCAGGGCTGCACCCCCCAGGGAGTgcagagaagcccagagagctCCCTGGTCATCTCAGCGAGGGGGATCCAGATGCT
Protein-coding regions in this window:
- the RP1L1 gene encoding retinitis pigmentosa 1-like 1 protein; translation: MSRASRDAQAPSHHERLLPSVAHTPSVTQVTPAKKITFLKRGDPRFAGARLAVHHRAFRTFSALMDELSQRVPLSFGVRSVTTPRGLHSLSTLEQLEDGGCYLCSDKKPPKTPSGPGQPQGRRPSTLQLRDLEGRREVPGTSSSWRGPKAPRRVVLVKNSDPRCQQTVVLSHRNTRSLTAFLSKASALLRFPVKQVYTVSGRKVDSLQSLLCGPSVLLCAGHEAFRPLAMEDAGRHWTETSSGLTSRNENGSWGPKAKPSVIHSRPRSGGRPRGFSLLSERSGLGDRAWVGTAPNKQAQDAPAQLGPLVAGDDLEKKVCVNEDGSLSVEMKVRFHLLGEDTHLCSRRVGQASGEGPVLGEVDPLCCVWEGHPWGFWEPGLQRPRPCMAGFEGAFGHGRQPGPRYEIWTNPLNTSQGEGPSSQTRSRLTSCCRASCGHAAASRKRGCKDSVSPASSASCPEGSEPDSSCPRTPEGSVGSSSQAPMAASQTEAVREAGQGPGPCPEGAGPGSQEQHSAEGAPSDTLASTGCPEESSARGRWHGGCLGQARAATSQQKAARGGGPGSPTQTPSSLRDKNLQAETCGEGTWCLQARDGSLPRLPLGHSGSWDTKGGSPFLSACAAAQQGRKPQKSRASAMGSAGVSGLGQVVQQGHPRQHGHRRDTGCPLDSPAAWQVPRPPDRGRAHPAGLAPRLSESFSHVKRSSRVPRPPTSGSLHSQDLPGVSSASVTPESNSSCASNFYHCDTASVGMAGDPEIRAGSAAPMFTRMSDSCLVEKPSPPGPGEPGDPRGHCYSQVGASPVHGATGAETQSSGGPLSDSRWVCQGYSSSPSMGWPCTRKLPSSSNGDCSADWGPGRGERGEETLKVGCVLPAGPESGAARSSPSSGAGPRRVSQGMTIGVEGGLGAQVGDGGVTPGTLPQASPDAVVREWLNNLPEETELMKLEMVDETTDVAGDSPGDPQENPGDDHCPKDPGELAQAGQQLLEGDASENLEPAGAIPVTGDAGPKSAEGLPQSAALAGVSKAHAEAGAGTGTSVGCTGSWGVLPSRLSASTQMLKVLMGSEQGRPSSLPELSHTAATRLRRSAGALITCLARLHFFDDNLGSPAGKGGFTDSPWYQELLSLSHALWPGCGPGLDQLDSGLQEDSGLQELALCQALPGLGSHAMTEDFTPTSSSGVDVSSGSGGSGEGSGPCAVDCTLASEKVELPLEMPHQGSDSRTSENPEGLVNQQPNCCTASYNSRAWAPAANSDGSGRVLGEQMLSSDPNQLAASMVQEEGVEEEGSPGERGASGQELEAGSSDGEDRGGQGGDESLQEEEAGGDPASAGLHPPGSAEKPRELPGHLSEGDPDAPESQSSPKFEPGLEEPPGAAVTVRKQAQATSTPETGQTATSMACRASLDPDPLWVFRLLEKMEQSFLAHLVSAVVELRARWSLQDNCLLDQMAAELEQDVGRRLRDSTERELQEIQSWAGGKGGGLPQRGALGGKVFLRAEQRRHRLQGLHNLSAFSEQTQSWEPLSLAQEDRLPLHAAQGTWLDGEAGGDEFCPCEACVRKKAIPGSPKNTMGAASAPITKAFDLRQILQRKKGGCADGEVAEVAPGTGGMQLLQEEPSRTRTIQGADGGLELGLGPDPGVAAGDEGQGSQGLSREEDSELAEAEGASSREGEDGAAAQERKGDACPSAGSDLQGAVHEEQGGHEQEESLDGGSRNEDNSEDEALEGGNPNPGAQSNGTEAVKALEAEGQGQTGSEGGCQSENEGSPRVSLAQGQSGQASGDSSPDKEGQPMPTPGPEGDVPHQRLDPEPGLSSSSTSSLGNGSQASEKGPEDHLSADIRDVEAESRESPHAERKVTGMYPEHSTSEQDGTPSGPRTPEQGPGMRSDLQDQTAAGSLALTQGVGRPDGFSQDDLDF